From Excalfactoria chinensis isolate bCotChi1 chromosome 4, bCotChi1.hap2, whole genome shotgun sequence, one genomic window encodes:
- the SLITRK2 gene encoding SLIT and NTRK-like protein 2, whose amino-acid sequence MLKGVWLLSLLTVAGISQIESRKPAKDICSKSRCPCEEKENVLNINCENKGFTTISLLLPPPSKIYQLFLNGNALTRLFPNEFVNYSNAVTLHLGNNDMQEIHTGAFSGLRTLKRLHLNNNKLEVLKEDTFLGLESLEYLQADYNYISAIEAGAFNKLNKLKVLILNDNLLLSLPSNVFRFVLLTHLDLRGNRLKMMPFAGVLEHIGGIMEIQLEENPWNCTCDLLPLKAWLDTITVFVGEIVCETPFRLHGKDVTQLTRQDLCPRKSSSDSNQREKHPIISDPHVSKLLPTANSAINPTRAPKASRPPKARNRPTPRVTVSKDRQIFGPIMVYQTKSPVPITCPEGCICTSQSLDNGLNVNCQEKKISNISELHPKPTTPKKLYLTSNYLQVIYRTDLAEYSSLDLLHLGNNRIAVIQEGAFTNLTSLRRLYLNGNYLEILYPSMFDGLQSLQYLYLEYNVIKEILPHTFDTLSNLHLLFLNNNLLRSLPDNVFGGTSLTRLNLRNNHFSHLPVRGVLDRLSALIQIDLQENPWDCTCDIMGLRNWIEQVTVQNSQQSNPPVVINEVICESPTKHSGEHLKFLSKEAICPENPNLSESSLLPMNQNTDMPHLLGISPSSYPEIHTEVPLSVLILGLLVVFILSVCFGAGLFVFVLKRRKGVQSMPSSANNLDISSFQLQYGSYNTETHDKTEGHVYNYIAPPVGQMCQNPIYMQKEGDPVAYYRNLHEFSYSSLDHKKEDPTSLAFTISAAELLEKQSSPREPELLYQNIAERVKELPTGGLVHYNFCTLPKRQFAPSYESRRQNQDRINKTVLYGTPRKYFAEQSKPEHPLLQGKLQTEPDYLEVLEKQTAISQL is encoded by the coding sequence atgctgaagggtGTTTGGTTGCTCAGTTTGTTAACAGTGGCTGGGATCTCGCAGATAGAAAGTCGCAAACCTGCCAAAGACATTTGCAGCAAGAGCCGCTGCCCTTGCGAGGAGAAGGAGAACGTGCTAAACATTAATTGTGAAAACAAAGGATTTACAACCATCAGCCTCCTCCTGCCACCACCATCCAAGATTTACCAGCTCTTTCTCAATGGGAACGCGCTGACCCGCCTGTTCCCCAATGAGTTCGTCAACTACTCCAATGCAGTAACCCTCCATTTGGGTAATAACGACATGCAGGAGATCCACACCGGGGCCTTCAGTGGCCTCCGCACCCTCAAGAGGTTGCACCTCAATAACAACAAGCTGGAAGTGCTGAAGGAGGATAcattcctgggcttggagagCCTGGAGTACCTGCAAGCTGATTACAACTACATCAGTGCCATTGAGGCAGGGGCCTTCAacaagctgaacaagctcaAAGTGTTGATTCTCAATGACAACCTCCTGCTGTCCCTGCCCAGCAATGTCTTCCGCTTTGTGCTCCTCACCCATCTGGACCTGCGGGGAAACCGGCTGAAGATGATGCCTTTTGCTGGTGTGCTGGAGCACATTGGAGGCATCATGGAAATCCAACTGGAAGAAAATCCTTGGAACTGCACTTGTGACTTGCTGCCACTTAAAGCCTGGCTAGACACAATCACCGTGTTTGTGGGCGAGATAGTCTGCGAGACTCCTTTCAGGCTACATGGAAAAGATGTGACTCAGCTCACCAGGCAAGACCTCTGCCCTAGGAAAAGCTCCAGTGATTCAAACCAGAGGGAAAAACACCCTATCATCTCAGACCCACATGTCTCAAAGTTATTGCCCACAGCCAACTCTGCCATCAATCCCACCAGAGCCCCAAAAGCCAGCCGCCCCCCCAAAGCCAGAAATCGCCCCACACCCCGTGTCACTGTGTCAAAAGACAGACAAATATTTGGACCTATCATGGTTTACCAGACAAAGTCTCCTGTGCCCATCACCTGCCCAGAAGGCTGCATCTGTACTTCGCAGAGCTTGGATAATGGCTTAAATGTGAACTGTCAAGAGAAAAAGATAAGTAATATATCTGAACTCCACCCTAAGCCAACCACTCCAAAGAAACTTTACCTTACCAGTAACTATCTGCAAGTCATTTATAGAACCGATCTAGCAGAGTACAGCTCTCTGGATTTGTTACATCTAGGAAACAACAGAATTGCAGTGATACAAGAAGGTGCCTTTACAAACCTCACAAGTTTACGCAGACTTTATCTTAATGGCAACTACCTTGAGATTCTGTACCCTTCTATGTTTGACGGGCTGCAGAGCCTGCAATATCTCTACCTAGAGTACAATGTCATTAAGGAGATCCTGCCACATACCTTTGACACTCTTAGTAATCTTCATCTGTTATTTCTCAACAACAACCTGCTCAGATCCCTGCCTGACAATGTCTTTGGTGGCACTTCTCTCACCAGACTCAATTTAAGAAACAACCATTTCTCACACTTGCCTGTGAGAGGAGTCTTAGACCGGCTGTCAGCTCTAATTCAGATCGACCTCCAGGAGAACCCCTGGGACTGCACATGTGACATTATGGGGCTGAGGAACTGGATAGAGCAAGTCACTGTCCAGAACAGTCAGCAGTCAAATCCCCCTGTTGTTATCAACGAAGTCATATGTGAGTCTCCCACCAAACACTCTGGAGAGCATTTGAAATTCCTGAGCAAAGAAGCCATCTGCCCAGAGAACCCCAACTTGTCTGAGTCATCTCTCCTGCCCATGAATCAGAACACAGATATGCCCCATCTCCTTGGTATCTCTCCCAGCTCCTATCCGGAAATACACACGGAAGTTCCACTCTCTGTCTTAATTTTAGGCTTGTtggttgtgtttattttgtcaGTCTGTTTTGGGGCAGGCCTCTTTGTCTTTGTGCTTAAGCGCCGGAAGGGGGTGCAAAGCATGCCCAGCAGTGCAAACAACTTAGATATCAGTTCATTTCAGCTGCAGTATGGGTCTTACAACACCGAGACCCACGATAAAACTGAAGGACATGTTTATAACTACATTGCCCCTCCTGTTGGACAGATGTGCCAGAACCCAATCTACATGCAAAAGGAAGGGGATCCAGTTGCCTACTACAGAAATCTCCATGAGTTTAGCTATAGCAGCCTTGACCACAAAAAGGAAGATCCCACCAGCCTTGCATTTACAATCAGTGCAGCTGAATTACTGGAAAAGCAGTCCTCACCGCGGGAACCAGAGCTGCTGTATCAAAATATCGCAGAAAGGGTCAAGGAACTCCCCACTGGCGGATTAGTTCATTATAACTTTTGCACCTTACCCAAAAGGCAGTTTGCCCCTTCGTATGAATCAAGACGCCAAAACCAGGACAGgataaataaaactgttttgtatGGAACTCCcaggaaatattttgcagaacaATCTAAACCGGAGCATCCTTTACTCCAAGGAAAGCTACAAACAGAACCAGACTACCTCGAAgttctggaaaaacaaactgcaatcAGTCAGCTGTGA